From the genome of Impatiens glandulifera chromosome 9, dImpGla2.1, whole genome shotgun sequence, one region includes:
- the LOC124915283 gene encoding F-box/LRR-repeat protein 3, whose amino-acid sequence MDEILCDELIQETFRRLPPPSAESITLVSKRWLRLYRASQSSLSLTLSSRICTPSQLSSFLLHFRFLNSLSIVAVAETLTFSDQLFHAVADSCPNLRHLRFQSSPVSTLPLFNLSTRCPHLTSLSVSLSRPLFFPWIIGCRNLKHLSVTFSGSGSVSSSDEFEFQSQSNDFDYHLKLESLNLIGIKHDDQGLDFLWRICNNLKKLQLRSCGGIGTDTSESSFINCLKNIQEIELRSCRTILDQVLSQLTEISTSLQSLLVYDGGSTDGLRQFINKNKSNLQKLDLRLPLDLDNTHLLSMAEKLTGLSTLKLENCCLVTGEGLEAISISMGGFLEELSLVNCDVVEREAGLLSTMGQKLRKLKKLDLSYNDLLWDRELASMLISCSNLIELKLRGCSTLSNLTMLTICKRCKKLENLDVRDCDRIGANAVELLLLNSFRLRLVAVEAVKVSETARRWALNSFIEIIFH is encoded by the coding sequence ATGGACGAGATCCTCTGCGACGAGCTCATTCAAGAGACTTTCCGTCGTCTTCCACCGCCGTCCGCCGAATCCATAACCCTAGTTTCCAAGCGATGGCTCCGACTGTATCGAGCTTCACAGTCATCTCTCTCCCTAACCCTCTCTTCTCGCATTTGTACGCCATCTCAACTCTCTTCTTTCCTCCTTCACTTTCGTTTTCTCAATTCCTTATCCATCGTCGCCGTCGCCGAAACCCTAACTTTCTCCGATCAACTCTTTCACGCCGTCGCCGATTCTTGTCCTAATCTTCGTCACCTCCGATTTCAATCATCGCCGGTTTCTACTCTCCCCTTATTTAACCTCTCTACTCGATGTCCTCATCTCACTTCTCTTTCAGTATCCCTCTCCAGACCTCTTTTCTTCCCCTGGATAATCGGATGTCGTAATCTTAAGCACCTCTCCGTAACCTTCTCCGGGTCCGGCTCCGTCTCCAGCTCCGACGAATTCGAATTCCAATCCCAATCGAACGATTTCGATTATCATCTGAAATTGGAGAGTCTGAATCTAATCGGGATTAAACACGACGATCAAGGACTCGATTTCCTCTGGAGAATATGCAACAATCTAAAGAAACTACAGCTCCGATCCTGCGGAGGAATCGGAACTGATACATCGGAATCATCGTTCATCAATTGCTTGAAGAACATCCAAGAAATTGAATTAAGAAGTTGCAGGACAATATTAGATCAAGTTCTATCTCAACTAACCGAAATCTCCACTTCTTTGCAGTCCTTATTAGTCTACGATGGAGGAAGTACAGATGGATTACGTCAATTCATCAATAAGAACAAGTCAAACTTACAGAAACTTGATTTACGGTTACCTCTCGATCTAGACAACACGCATCTCCTGTCAATGGCGGAGAAGTTGACTGGATTATCCACGCTTAAGCTAGAGAATTGCTGTCTAGTTACAGGAGAAGGACTCGAAGCTATATCGATATCCATGGGAGGTTTTCTAGAAGAACTATCGCTGGTGAACTGCGATGTGGTGGAAAGAGAAGCAGGATTGTTATCAACGATGGGACAGAAGTTGAGGAAATTGAAGAAACTGGATCTGTCTTACAACGATTTGTTATGGGATAGAGAGCTTGCATCAATGCTGATTTCATGCAGTAATTTGATTGAATTGAAGCTGAGAGGTTGTTCAACGTTGAGTAATTTGACTATGCTTACAATATGCAAGAGATGTAAGAAATTGGAAAACCTTGACGTAAGGGATTGCGATCGGATCGGAGCAAATGCGGTTGAGTTGCTTCTACTTAACTCGTTCCGGCTGAGATTGGTGGCGGTGGAGGCGGTTAAGGTATCGGAAACTGCCCGGCGATGGGCTTTGAATAGCtttatcgaaatcatatttcattgA
- the LOC124913745 gene encoding protein AUXIN SIGNALING F-BOX 2, whose amino-acid sequence MASKKRDLQSFSEICMCTGMNYFPDEVLEHIFDFLESHRDRNAVSLVCKSWCRVEGFSRERVFIGNCYAVSPERTILRFPRFKSLTLKGKPHFADFNLVPHDWGGFVYPWIEAMAKSRVNLEELRLKRMVVSDESLELLSKAFVNLKALILVSCEGFTTDGLAAIASNCRFLRELDLHENDVEDVRGQWLNCFPESCTSLVSLNFACLKGEVNLAALERLVTRCRNLTSLRLNHSVPIDSLEKILMRAPQLVDLGTGGFVYDPDSEMCQKLKTTIQKCKSIRSLSGFVEVAPGCLSTVYVICKNLTTLNLSYAPGIHSNDLIDIIHHCGKLQRLWILDCIGDKGLAVVASTCKELQELRVFPSDLHGVGDVVTEEGLVAISAGCPELQSILYFCQQMTNAALKTVAKNCPNFTRFRLCILDPTKPDPTTMDPLDEGFGAIVQSCKGLKRLSLSGLLTDKVFLYIGMYAEQLEMLSIAFAGDSDKGMMHVLNGCKKLKKLEIRDSPFGNGALLRDVGKYETMRSLWMSSCEVTLGGCKALAEMMPRLNVEIINENDDRIVECDQRVEKMYLYRTLVGPRTDAPDFVWTVPNDKGLSTCLARDN is encoded by the exons ATGGCCTCAAAAAAACGAGATTTACAGTCTTTTAGTGAGATTTGTATGTGTACGGGGATGAATTATTTTCCTGACGAGGTTCTGGAGCACATATTCGACTTCTTGGAGTCGCATCGGGACCGAAACGCCGTATCTCTAGTATGTAAGTCATGGTGTAGGGTGGAAGGGTTCAGCAGGGAGAGGGTTTTCATAGGGAACTGTTATGCGGTCAGTCCGGAGAGGACGATCTTGAGGTTTCCTAGGTTTAAGTCTTTAACGTTAAAAGGTAAGCCTCATTTTGCTGATTTCAATCTGGTTCCTCATGATTGGGGAGGATTTGTTTACCCTTGGATTGAGGCTATGGCCAAGAGTAGGGTGAATCTGGAGGAACTGAGATTGAAGAGGATGGTGGTGTCTGATGAGAGTCTTGAACTGCTTTCTAAAGCTTTTGTAAATTTGAAGGCTTTGATTTTAGTTAGTTGTGAGGGCTTCACAACTGATGGCCTTGCTGCCATTGCTTCCAATTGCAG ATTTCTGAGAGAGTTAGATCTACATGAGAATGATGTTGAGGATGTTAGAGGGCAATGGCTAAATTGCTTTCCTGAGAGCTGCACATCTCTTGTTTCGTTGAACTTTGCATGTTTAAAGGGAGAAGTGAATTTGGCAGCTCTAGAGAGACTAGTAACAAGGTGCCGGAATCTCACAAGTCTGAGATTGAATCATTCGGTGCCTATTGACAGTCTTGAGAAGATTTTGATGCGAGCACCACAACTGGTTGACCTAGGAACAGGTGGTTTCGTTTATGATCCGGATTCTGAGATGTGCCAGAAATTGAAGACTACTATCCAGAAATGCAAATCTATAAGGAGCTTGTCAGGTTTTGTTGAAGTTGCACCTGGTTGCTTGTCCACTGTTTATGTGATTTGCAAGAACCTGACCACACTCAATTTGAGTTATGCTCCTGGAATCCATAGCAACGATCTCATCGACATTATTCACCACTGTGGCAAATTACAGCGTTTATGG ATTTTGGATTGCATTGGAGATAAGGGTCTAGCAGTTGTGGcttcaacatgcaaggagctGCAGGAACTGAGAGTTTTCCCATCTGATTTACATGGTGTGGGTGATGTAGTAACAGAGGAAGGTTTAGTTGCAATCTCAGCGGGCTGCCCTGAACTTCAATCGATATTATACTTTTGTCAGCAAATGACAAATGCTGCCCTGAAGACAGTTGCAAAGAACTGTCCTAATTTCACCCGTTTTCGTCTCTGTATCCTTGACCCAACCAAACCTGACCCTACGACAATGGATCCGCTCGATGAAGGTTTCGGAGCGATAGTTCAATCTTGCAAAGGCCTCAAAAGGTTGTCACTCTCGGGACTTCTAACTGACAAGGTGTTCCTCTATATCGGGATGTATGCTGAGCAATTAGAAATGCTTTCAATTGCATTTGCTGGGGATAGTGATAAGGGAATGATGCATGTTCTAAATGGATGTAAGAAGCTAAAGAAGCTTGAAATTAGGGATAGCCCATTTGGGAACGGTGCACTTTTGAGGGACGTGGGGAAGTATGAAACAATGCGATCCCTTTGGATGTCGTCTTGTGAAGTTACACTTGGAGGATGCAAGGCTTTGGCAGAGATGATGCCGAGGCTGAATGTTGAGATTATAAACGAGAATGATGATCGGATTGTGGAGTGTGACCAGAGAGTTGAGAAGATGTATTTGTATCGGACTTTGGTTGGGCCTAGGACTGATGCCCCTGATTTTGTTTGGACGGTTCCGAATGATAAAGGCCTTTCAACCTGCTTAGCCCGCGATAActag
- the LOC124915600 gene encoding cyclin-dependent protein kinase inhibitor SMR6 produces the protein MGFSKKNQLVEGIESEGKKKWLIAGISLEAPLRSITTKSKSRDENDSRSTTPTAKEARIPEKLPCPPAPRKRRPSPTPTCHYNGAREFFTPPDLETVFIRHIERAN, from the coding sequence ATGGGTTTCTCCAAGAAGAATCAATTGGTTGAAGGAATTGAATCGGAAGGCAAGAAGAAATGGTTAATAGCTGGAATCTCACTTGAAGCTCCTTTGAGATCCATAACCACCAAATCGAAATCCAGAGACGAAAACGACTCTAGATCGACAACCCCGACAGCTAAAGAAGCCAGGATACCGGAAAAGTTGCCTTGCCCGCCTGCTCCTAGGAAGCGCCGCCCATCGCCGACACCCACCTGTCATTATAACGGTGCAAGAGAGTTCTTTACTCCACCTGATTTAGAGACGGTCTTTATCCGCCATATAGAGAGAGCAAATTGA
- the LOC124916687 gene encoding B3 domain-containing transcription factor FUS3-like produces the protein MGKTEACGAAVVIGESSERVRTRDQEESESDQTELTPCDLLLSATVKRKRRMARHKRSAAVKFHLFAPFASPPPLSNARVTPRLKFLFQKELRMSDVSALRRMVIPKKAAESYLPELSEREGVVIKMDDIDGHRSWSFKFRYWPNNTSRMYVLENTGEFVNAHGLKQGDYIMLYKEIDSQKYVIRGRKAGEHVFHDESAMYCVHDDVEFSGNGISSLPSLSGELETCYVYDTTPCHDDLFDFWNGPMIHNSSSSSKAEPFGSFDNSTLDEVFLSL, from the exons ATGGGGAAAACCGAGGCGTGTGGTGCTGCTGTTGTCATCGGAGAGAGCAGTGAGAGAGTTCGCACTCGTGACCAGGAGGAAAGTGAGTCGGATCAGACCGAGTTGACTCCTTGTGACCTCCTCCTCTCTGCTACTGTCAAGAGGAAAAGGAGGATGGCTCGCCATAAGCGATCTGCTGCAGTCAAGTTCCATCTATTCGCACCCTTTGCTTCCCCTCCCCCTCTCTCAAACGCACGT GTAACACCAAGGTTGAAGTTTCTTTTTCAAAAGGAACTAAGGATGAGTGATGTAAGTGCACTCAGGAGAATGGTTATTCCAAAG AAAGCAGCTGAGTCGTATCTTCCCGAGCTTTCAGAAAGGGAAGGGGTTGTCATCAAAATGGATGATATAGATGGTCATCGATCCTGGAGCTTTAAGTTTag GTATTGGCCAAACAATACGAGTCGAATGTATGTACTTGAAAATACTG GAGAGTTTGTGAATGCTCATGGATTAAAACAAGGAGATTATATCATGTTATACAAAGAAATTGACAGCCAGAAATAT GTTATAAGAGGAAGGAAAGCTGGTGAGCATGTTTTTCATGACGAGTCTGCAATGTATTGTGTGCATGACGATGTGGAATTCTCTGGGAATGGAATTAgttctcttccttctttatcGGGTGAGTTGGAGACTTGTTATGTTTATGACACGACGCCTTGTCACGATGATCTGTTCGACTTTTGGAATGGGCCAATGATCCATAACTCGTCCTCATCTTCAAAGGCTGAACCTTTTGGAAGCTTTGACAACTCCACCCTTGATGAGGTTTTTCTAAGTTTATAG
- the LOC124913818 gene encoding uncharacterized protein LOC124913818: MATEAGVKDPITATINKVEDKEIISDLTNTIINKIVTEEKEKVESWTSQPSETVTVFPRTEEGQVINVVENEKVEIDDVGHTGSTVGEPFLQPPPVVTGLLKKDTGEIHWSLKQGTHSLQEEYDGISNDGIMSVGDGKTETWRQEENSGEGEILVQGNEPTEEIIESSKTGAAQQTQEIIESPYAEINTNTEKEESVDHSIEVIAEASRINNKITDDINKIPPEEQDSLPTANMDEKARIELTHFPNEEEVQLEGVDHDKVPTNSKGQADETFEVHQEEKHGQVNNEADTGPEGTEKIEMTPSTKATVYGLNEDPEQQEKAPNTEIETTTVGKLQILSSYISLMLVI, encoded by the exons ATGGCAACCGAAGCCGGTGTTAAAGATCCCATAACCGCTACT ATAAATAAGGTGGAAGACAAAGAGATCATAAGTGACCTCACcaacacaatcataaataaaattgtcaCAGAAGAAAAGGAAAAGGTTGAATCATGGACTAGCCAACCTTCTGAAACTGTAACAGTTTTTCCAAGGACAGAGGAAGGTCAAGTAATAAATGTCGTTGAGAATGAAAAGGTGGAGATTGATGATGTGGGTCACACTGGGTCAACTGTGGGTGAACCTTTTTTGCAGCCACCCCCAGTTGTCACTGGTTTGCTGAAAAAAGATACCGGTGAAATTCATTGGAGTCTGAAACAAGGAACACATAGCTTGCAGGAGGAATATGATGGTATATCAAATGATGGCATCATGTCTGTAGGGGATGGAAAAACTGAAACATGGAGGCAGGAGGAGAACTCAGGGGAAGGGGAGATTCTCGTGCAAGGAAAtgaaccaactgaagaaattattgaaaGTTCGAAAACTGGAGCTGCACAACAGACTCAGGAGATTATTGAAAGTCCGTATGCAGAAATAAATACCAACACGGAGAAGGAAGAATCAGTTGATCACTCAATAGAAGTCATTGCTGAAGCAAGCAGGATCAACAACAAAATTACTGATGACATAAACAAGATCCCTCCGGAAGAGCAAGAT AGTCTACCAACAGCTAATATGGATGAGAAGGCTAGGATTGAACTTACTCATTTCCCTAATGAGGAAGAAGTACAACTAGAGGGTGTAGACCATGATAAAGTTCCCACAAACTCTAAGGGGCAAGCTGATGAGACATTTGAAGTTCATCAAGAAGAGAAGCATGGGCAGGTGAATAACGAAGCTGACACAGGTCCAGAGGGAACCGAGAAAATAGAGATGACACCATCAACAAAAGCTACTGTATATGGATTGAATGAAGACCCAGAGCAACAAGAGAAAGCTCCTAATACAGAAATTGAAACTACAACAGTAGGTAAGCTCCAGATCTTGAGTTCTTACATATCCTTAATGCTAGTCATTTAA